The following are encoded together in the Streptomyces tsukubensis genome:
- a CDS encoding ABC transporter permease, with amino-acid sequence MLTIAVQTLRTRFTLFIGTFIALSLGVALIAGTGQVLDATRKQSGAPAPGRYDAADVVVRAPQSYSVTFGTGDGAYEETRTGTRPHRLGDADKVGREVAAVDGVEKAVVDRSVPARLLSEPDGDTLAETVARGWTNAPLAPFHLDEGKTPARPGEAVLGITPGAEPVARVGEKLTLLTAQGPQEVRVVGLAERSGAKKDADGSGLSAVFLTDSAVTRLSPAPAQADAVAVVAKPGVDAGTLAKRIGSALSDSGLTAYTGGAKDSGTAGASKADALGEVATLLALMALIGCFVSVFVVSGTFAFSIAQRRRELALLRTVGATPSQVTRMVVAEAAVLGLIASAVGCALGVQGSGLIVSVLKHYDMAPADMTVPMSVPVLVICFVLGLVVALLGVFAASRRAAKVRPVETLRESDVETKVMTTGRWITGGLFLALSVFLILLLPRAGDDGAVVISMVLTEILVVAMVAFAPVLVPPLVRVAAWPLSALTRFTGTLAADSARSAVRRTASCAAPILVTVAVAGSLVSMSNATSATSINDERAHLRAGVVVQAGGEVGVPSAGVRELAGLPGVREASPTLVTSGFVVGYNALIPNTIGAVDAGELADGFTLDAAKGSMDALKGDTVAVSSTVADQAGWSAGEEVTLRLSDTTAMKLKVAAVLKSTAGLPGVLLPRDTLLRASPGLAPDRVYLSLADGARQDTVAQAAGKVAGRYGAEALSRDAWLDRSAEAAEQEGRVLVLVLLGMALFYTGIAIANTLVMAAEQRAGGVLLLRRLGATGGQVVRSVLWETLTVVVVGGVLGIAAAGVTVLGMARALSQASGDTAAFPIPWAEMGGVLGGCLVVAMIASLIPTVLQLRSSRPPKPPASAATRPGPGNGAAPHQVEPPVSSRF; translated from the coding sequence GTACAGACACTGCGCACCAGATTCACCCTTTTCATCGGCACGTTCATCGCCCTCTCCCTGGGTGTCGCGCTGATCGCGGGCACCGGCCAGGTGCTGGACGCCACCCGCAAGCAGTCGGGCGCCCCGGCGCCGGGGCGGTACGACGCGGCGGACGTGGTGGTCCGCGCCCCGCAGTCCTACTCCGTCACCTTCGGCACCGGCGACGGCGCGTACGAGGAGACTCGTACCGGCACCCGCCCGCACCGCCTCGGCGACGCCGACAAGGTCGGCCGGGAAGTGGCCGCGGTGGACGGCGTGGAGAAGGCCGTCGTGGACCGGTCGGTGCCCGCCCGGCTGCTGAGCGAACCCGACGGGGACACTCTCGCCGAGACCGTGGCGCGGGGCTGGACCAACGCGCCACTGGCCCCGTTCCACCTGGACGAGGGGAAGACCCCCGCGCGCCCCGGCGAGGCCGTGCTGGGCATCACTCCGGGCGCGGAGCCGGTCGCCCGGGTGGGCGAGAAGCTGACGCTGCTCACCGCCCAAGGGCCCCAAGAGGTACGGGTGGTCGGTCTCGCCGAGCGCTCCGGTGCCAAGAAGGACGCCGACGGGAGCGGCCTGTCCGCCGTCTTCCTCACCGACAGCGCGGTGACGCGGCTGAGCCCGGCCCCGGCCCAGGCCGACGCTGTCGCGGTGGTCGCCAAACCCGGCGTCGACGCGGGGACCCTGGCCAAGCGCATCGGGTCCGCGCTGTCCGACTCCGGCCTCACGGCGTACACAGGCGGGGCCAAGGACAGCGGAACGGCCGGGGCGAGCAAGGCGGACGCCCTCGGCGAGGTCGCCACCCTGCTCGCCCTGATGGCGCTGATCGGCTGCTTCGTCTCCGTCTTCGTGGTGTCGGGGACCTTCGCCTTCTCCATCGCCCAGCGCCGCAGGGAACTGGCGCTGCTGCGGACCGTGGGCGCCACCCCCTCCCAGGTCACCCGGATGGTGGTGGCGGAAGCGGCGGTCCTCGGACTGATCGCCTCCGCCGTGGGCTGCGCACTCGGTGTCCAGGGCAGCGGCCTCATCGTCTCGGTGCTCAAGCACTACGACATGGCACCGGCCGACATGACGGTCCCGATGTCGGTCCCCGTGCTGGTGATCTGCTTCGTGCTCGGTCTGGTCGTCGCCCTGCTCGGTGTGTTCGCGGCTTCCCGTCGTGCGGCCAAGGTGCGTCCGGTGGAGACGCTGCGCGAGTCCGACGTGGAGACGAAGGTGATGACCACCGGTCGGTGGATCACCGGCGGTCTCTTCCTGGCGCTGTCGGTGTTCCTGATACTCCTGTTGCCCCGCGCGGGCGACGACGGGGCCGTGGTCATCTCCATGGTGCTGACGGAGATCCTGGTCGTCGCGATGGTGGCCTTCGCCCCCGTGCTCGTCCCGCCGCTGGTACGGGTGGCCGCCTGGCCGCTGTCCGCGCTGACCCGCTTCACCGGGACCCTGGCGGCGGACAGTGCCCGGTCCGCCGTACGCCGCACGGCCTCCTGCGCGGCGCCGATCCTCGTCACCGTGGCGGTCGCGGGATCGCTGGTCAGCATGAGCAACGCCACCTCGGCCACCTCGATCAACGACGAGCGTGCCCACCTGCGGGCCGGCGTGGTGGTGCAGGCCGGTGGCGAGGTGGGCGTCCCGTCCGCCGGAGTACGCGAACTGGCCGGGCTGCCCGGCGTGCGGGAGGCCTCACCCACCCTGGTGACCAGCGGCTTCGTGGTGGGCTACAACGCCCTGATCCCCAACACGATCGGCGCGGTGGACGCCGGTGAGCTGGCCGACGGCTTCACGTTGGACGCGGCCAAGGGCAGCATGGACGCGCTCAAGGGCGACACCGTCGCGGTCAGCAGCACCGTCGCCGACCAGGCGGGCTGGAGCGCGGGCGAGGAGGTGACCCTGCGGCTCTCGGACACCACGGCGATGAAGCTGAAGGTGGCGGCCGTACTGAAGAGCACCGCGGGACTGCCCGGTGTCCTGCTGCCCAGGGACACCCTGCTGCGGGCGTCGCCGGGGCTCGCCCCCGATCGCGTCTACCTCTCCCTCGCGGACGGCGCCCGGCAGGACACGGTCGCCCAGGCGGCCGGGAAGGTGGCCGGCCGCTACGGGGCCGAGGCCCTCAGCCGCGACGCGTGGCTGGACCGCAGCGCCGAGGCGGCCGAGCAGGAGGGCCGCGTCCTGGTCCTCGTCCTGCTGGGCATGGCGCTCTTCTACACCGGGATCGCCATCGCCAACACGCTCGTGATGGCGGCGGAACAGCGGGCAGGCGGCGTACTGCTGCTGCGCCGGCTGGGAGCCACCGGCGGGCAGGTGGTCCGCAGCGTCCTGTGGGAGACCCTGACCGTGGTCGTGGTGGGCGGTGTGCTGGGCATCGCGGCGGCCGGGGTGACCGTGCTCGGGATGGCCCGTGCGCTGTCCCAGGCCTCGGGCGACACCGCCGCGTTCCCCATCCCGTGGGCCGAGATGGGCGGGGTACTCGGCGGCTGCCTGGTGGTGGCGATGATCGCCTCGCTCATCCCCACCGTGCTGCAACTGCGTTCCTCCCGGCCCCCCAAGCCTCCGGCCTCCGCGGCGACGCGGCCAGGTCCGGGGAACGGAGCGGCTCCGCACCAGGTGGAGCCGCCCGTGTCAAGCCGCTTCTGA
- a CDS encoding serine hydrolase domain-containing protein, with the protein MIQEVLSERLPRLAREHGVPGGQFALRHEGATYSVVFGEETTGGEPVREDSKFPAGSLTKAFTAALAMVLVDEGDLDLDRPLAEELPELQVAGAVFGTEQTLRQLLSHSSGLPPGRDSEDLVDATRRGYLADCARMRPIPVCGSAFSYSNVGYCVTGFLIEHAARMGWWEALRSIVLDPLDIEAASITGEGGLPHVTGHAVRTSGAAIPVRQTLPRIEASAGALALSATDLVAFGLLHTDGSPGVPGLLDAGALAPMREPVPGAEPFGLADGWGLGLSRYRAKDGTWRVGHDGTADGTSCHLRIDPATGTTAALTTNANTGMPLWESLVAELAASGLDLAGYSYSGADRAHRPRIPAPPDCAGHYENGDISYTIDLGAEGDAVLRVGKEPFARLTVHDDLSFTMRELASGQLAYLGRFLRAPDTGLTEQIQVTGRRAQRV; encoded by the coding sequence GTGATTCAGGAGGTGCTTTCCGAACGGCTGCCGCGGCTCGCACGCGAGCACGGGGTGCCCGGTGGGCAGTTCGCGCTGCGCCATGAAGGAGCCACGTACTCCGTGGTCTTCGGTGAGGAGACGACCGGCGGAGAGCCGGTCCGCGAGGACAGCAAGTTCCCGGCCGGGTCGCTCACGAAGGCGTTCACCGCCGCGCTGGCCATGGTGCTGGTGGACGAGGGCGACCTCGACCTGGACCGGCCCCTGGCCGAGGAACTGCCGGAACTACAGGTGGCCGGCGCGGTGTTCGGCACCGAGCAGACGCTGCGCCAGCTCCTCTCCCACAGCAGCGGTCTGCCGCCCGGCCGCGACTCCGAGGACCTGGTGGACGCCACCCGGCGCGGCTATCTCGCCGACTGCGCCCGGATGCGCCCCATCCCGGTGTGCGGCTCGGCGTTCTCCTATTCCAACGTGGGGTACTGCGTCACCGGGTTCCTCATCGAACACGCCGCCAGGATGGGCTGGTGGGAGGCGCTGCGTTCGATCGTCCTCGACCCGTTGGACATCGAGGCCGCCTCCATCACGGGTGAGGGCGGGCTCCCGCACGTCACCGGCCACGCCGTGCGCACGTCGGGCGCGGCGATCCCGGTGCGCCAGACCCTGCCGAGGATCGAGGCCTCCGCCGGGGCCCTGGCGCTGAGCGCGACCGACCTGGTCGCCTTCGGTCTGCTGCACACCGACGGCTCGCCAGGGGTTCCCGGCCTGCTCGACGCGGGGGCGCTGGCACCGATGCGGGAGCCGGTGCCCGGCGCCGAACCCTTCGGCCTGGCCGACGGCTGGGGGCTGGGCCTCTCCCGGTACCGGGCCAAGGACGGAACCTGGCGGGTCGGCCACGACGGCACCGCCGACGGCACCTCCTGCCACTTGCGGATCGACCCCGCCACCGGCACCACGGCCGCGCTCACCACCAACGCCAACACCGGGATGCCGCTCTGGGAGTCGCTGGTGGCGGAGCTGGCGGCGAGCGGACTCGACCTTGCGGGCTACTCGTACTCGGGCGCCGACCGCGCGCACCGGCCCCGTATCCCCGCACCGCCCGACTGCGCGGGCCACTACGAGAACGGCGACATCTCCTACACCATCGACCTGGGTGCCGAGGGGGACGCGGTGCTGCGCGTGGGCAAGGAGCCCTTCGCCCGGCTCACTGTCCACGACGACCTCAGCTTCACCATGCGCGAACTGGCCAGCGGCCAACTGGCCTACCTGGGGCGGTTCCTGCGCGCGCCCGACACGGGCCTGACGGAGCAGATCCAGGTGACGGGCCGGCGCGCGCAGCGCGTCTGA